A genome region from Hevea brasiliensis isolate MT/VB/25A 57/8 chromosome 9, ASM3005281v1, whole genome shotgun sequence includes the following:
- the LOC110640613 gene encoding ricin-like, translating to MKGTIIAWLWLSSMFMFGTTNGFSSRRLKDDKWDYPTVTFTTAKRSNYAHFIEKLRDHLGRGKDERHGITVLPNPHTVPVTQRFLLVQLSNPRGHSITIALDVTNVYVVGYRVGNQSYLFQNAPSEASFYLFQDTTRFSIGFESNYDALEAVAGQHRDSINLGTKTPLGRAISLLYNSSGTTSSSQQATSLMVCIQIISEATRFKHVQLGVPWGKLRWVIYHKRSGKPDAMMLSLENNWEALSAAVQQANEAGEFSDNRIIQLQREDDSIINVTRVNGPLVINLAFLLYVCRDPSSSPRKLDAVVLPNDVGGDEVCSHDPEATVHIAGRDGQCVEVRNGDYSDGNQVQLWPCHMNTKPNQIWTLKSDGTIRSKDKCLTVSEYLPAKPVMIYDCNSYNDTEAAHWQLLDDRSIVNPKSGLVLTATSRYGGTALAVDFNIHAASQAWLPTNNPQPYLTYILGVADLCLRVVNESVQLGSQCDRKWALYADSTIRPDQNTENCLSYVPSAQQREDNVNLDSCSQSSNAQRWVFMNDGSIRNLYYKQVLQASGNNPNFRLVRASTFTGNLNQKWLALL from the coding sequence ATGAAAGGAACTATAATAGCATGGCTTTGGTTGAGTAGCATGTTCATGTTTGGAACAACCAATGGCTTCTCATCAAGAAGGTTGAAGGATGACAAGTGGGACTACCCTACGGTGACTTTTACCACTGCAAAAAGGAGTAACTATGCCCATTTTATTGAAAAATTGCGAGATCACTTAGGACGTGGGAAAGACGAGAGACATGGAATAACGGTGTTGCCTAATCCACATACTGTGCCCGTAACCCAACGCTTTCTTTTAGTGCAATTATCAAATCCTAGAGGTCATTCCATTACAATAGCACTGGATGTTACCAATGTATATGTGGTTGGTTATCGAGTGGGAAATCAATCCTACTTGTTTCAAAATGCTCCTTCCGAAGCATCTTTTTATCTTTTTCAAGACACCACTAGATTCTCAATCGGATTTGAAAGTAACTATGATGCACTCGAAGCTGTTGCAGGTCAACACAGAGATAGCATCAACTTGGGAACAAAGACTCCACTTGGGAGAGCTATCTCGCTTCTTTATAATAGTTCTGGGACAACTTCCTCGTCTCAACAGGCAACTTCTCTTATGGTTTGTATCCAGATAATATCAGAAGCAACCCGATTCAAGCATGTCCAGTTAGGAGTGCCGTGGGGAAAGCTGCGGTGGGTGATTTATCACAAACGAAGTGGTAAACCAGATGCTATGATGCTGAGCCTTGAGAATAACTGGGAGGCCTTGTCCGCAGCAGTCCAGCAAGCTAATGAAGCTGGTGAGTTCAGTGACAACAGGATAATTCAACTACAAAGGGAAGATGACAGCATAATTAACGTAACCAGGGTGAACGGTCCATTAGTTATCAACTTAGCTTTCCTCCTTTACGTATGCAGGGATCCGTCATCATCACCAAGAAAACTTGATGCAGTAGTCCTGCCAAATGATGTTGGTGGTGACGAAGTTTGTTCACATGATCCTGAGGCCACCGTGCATATTGCCGGTAGAGATGGCCAATGCGTTGAGGTGAGAAACGGAGATTACAGCGATGGAAACCAAGTACAATTATGGCCGTGCCATATGAATACAAAACCGAATCAAATTTGGACCTTGAAAAGTGATGGAACGATTCGTTCTAAGGACAAGTGCTTGACCGTTTCTGAATATTTACCAGCAAAGCCCGTGATGATATATGATTGCAACAGTTATAATGACACTGAGGCTGCCCATTGGCAACTACTTGACGATAGAAGCATCGTAAATCCTAAATCTGGGCTAGTTTTAACAGCAACATCAAGGTACGGCGGTACCGCACTTGCAGTGGATTTCAACATTCATGCCGCTAGTCAAGCTTGGCTTCCCACTAATAACCCTCAGCCATATCTGACATACATTTTAGGGGTTGCTGATCTTTGCTTGCGAGTGGTGAATGAAAGCGTGCAGTTAGGTTCCCAGTGTGATAGAAAATGGGCTCTTTATGCAGATAGTACAATAAGGCCTGATCAGAATACAGAAAACTGCCTCTCTTATGTTCCTTCTGCCCAGCAAAGAGAAGACAATGTAAATCTTGACTCTTGTAGCCAATCATCAAATGCGCAGCGATGGGTATTTATGAATGATGGCAGCATTAGGAATTTGTACTATAAACAAGTGCTGCAGGCTTCAGGAAACAATCCTAACTTTAGACTAGTAAGAGCCTCCACCTTCACTGGAAACCTCAATCA